A window of the Radiobacillus deserti genome harbors these coding sequences:
- a CDS encoding SDR family oxidoreductase: MTGSLHNKVAVVTGAGSGIGKAAAIELAKQGAHIGLVDLKEKNAEKVQKEIEHIGGQAMITDTDVSDPKRVEESIRQVAEKWGRLDIVFANAGINGKVAPIEDLEPEDWDQTLTTNLKSTFMTVKYAIPYLKEQGGSIIMTSSINGNRSFSGFGMSAYSSSKAGQMAFGKMAALELARYHIRVNMICPGAIQTNISKNTFPEKEELQKIKIPVEYPEGSQPLEHQAGSPEQVAQLVSFLASDASSHITGTEVYIDGAESLL, from the coding sequence ATGACAGGAAGTCTACATAATAAAGTGGCGGTTGTAACTGGTGCCGGCTCTGGTATTGGAAAGGCGGCGGCTATCGAATTAGCAAAACAAGGTGCCCATATAGGGTTAGTGGACCTGAAAGAGAAAAATGCGGAAAAAGTCCAAAAAGAGATTGAACATATAGGTGGCCAAGCCATGATTACCGATACAGATGTTTCGGATCCAAAACGTGTAGAGGAAAGCATTCGTCAAGTGGCGGAAAAATGGGGACGCTTAGATATAGTCTTTGCGAATGCAGGTATAAACGGAAAGGTAGCCCCCATCGAGGATCTAGAGCCAGAGGATTGGGATCAGACGTTAACGACGAATTTAAAAAGTACGTTTATGACCGTGAAATATGCCATTCCGTATCTAAAGGAACAAGGTGGCAGTATTATTATGACAAGCTCAATAAACGGGAATCGCAGCTTTTCCGGCTTTGGTATGTCTGCCTATAGCTCCTCGAAGGCTGGACAAATGGCTTTTGGAAAAATGGCAGCACTTGAGTTAGCTCGGTATCACATAAGGGTAAATATGATTTGTCCAGGGGCTATCCAGACAAACATTAGTAAAAATACATTTCCAGAAAAAGAAGAACTCCAAAAAATTAAGATTCCTGTAGAGTATCCAGAAGGAAGTCAACCGCTGGAGCACCAAGCTGGGAGCCCAGAGCAAGTAGCTCAATTAGTTTCATTCCTCGCTTCAGATGCATCTAGTCATATTACTGGAACGGAAGTTTATATTGATGGAGCAGAGTCACTTCTTTAA
- a CDS encoding GNAT family N-acetyltransferase — protein MKMYEVEDNKKVPLELLLLADPSEEQIKCYVEEGTCYVAEEEDEIIGIYILYQTEWDKVEIVNIAVKESNQGKGIGKQLVLHAVDEARRLGYSKIDICTGNSSIGPLALYQKCGFRLDSIEKDYFIQHYAEPIYENGIQCRDKIRLRLVL, from the coding sequence ATGAAAATGTATGAAGTAGAAGATAACAAAAAAGTACCTCTAGAGCTACTCTTACTAGCGGACCCTTCCGAGGAACAGATCAAGTGTTATGTGGAGGAAGGAACGTGTTATGTAGCTGAAGAAGAGGATGAAATAATCGGGATATACATTTTGTATCAAACGGAATGGGACAAGGTAGAGATTGTAAATATTGCGGTAAAGGAATCAAACCAAGGGAAAGGGATAGGGAAACAGCTAGTGCTTCATGCGGTAGATGAAGCTAGGAGGCTAGGCTACTCAAAGATAGACATTTGCACAGGGAATTCTAGTATTGGACCACTCGCGCTTTATCAAAAGTGTGGATTCCGTTTGGATTCCATTGAGAAGGATTATTTCATTCAACATTACGCAGAACCAATCTATGAGAATGGGATACAGTGTCGAGACAAAATAAGGTTAAGACTTGTTCTGTAG
- a CDS encoding aldo/keto reductase, giving the protein MNYRQLGSTGLNVSEVSFGTWAIGGSWGSSSDEEALKGLQRAMDAGVNFFDTADVYGSGHAEELLAKATKGKENEIYIASKFCRAGDIYDPNTYSKQSVEAFLDGTLKRLERDTLDLYQIHCPPMEILQDGSVFQVLDELKQAGKIRHYGVSVETVEEGLFCLEQPGVSTLQVIFNIFRQKPVETLFPRAKEKGVGILARVPLASGLLTGKFSKNHQFESDDHRNFNKDGDAFNVGETFAGVEFNKGVELAQQLEWIAEGRGNMTRAALKWILEHDAISCVIPGFKTVAQIEDNLETLNEKGYSQEELTRLSDFYKESIHPHIRGVY; this is encoded by the coding sequence ATGAATTATCGTCAATTAGGTAGTACAGGGTTAAACGTGAGCGAAGTGAGCTTTGGGACATGGGCTATTGGTGGCTCTTGGGGTTCTTCCAGTGATGAAGAGGCTTTAAAAGGGTTACAGCGTGCCATGGATGCTGGAGTAAACTTTTTTGATACAGCAGATGTTTACGGATCTGGTCATGCTGAAGAATTACTTGCGAAGGCAACAAAAGGCAAGGAAAACGAAATATACATAGCTTCCAAGTTTTGTCGGGCTGGAGATATTTATGATCCGAATACGTATAGTAAACAATCGGTAGAAGCTTTTTTAGATGGAACACTGAAACGACTAGAAAGAGATACATTGGATTTATACCAAATTCACTGTCCTCCAATGGAAATCTTGCAGGATGGAAGTGTCTTTCAAGTGCTTGATGAATTGAAACAAGCGGGTAAGATACGACATTACGGTGTTAGCGTAGAAACGGTTGAGGAAGGTTTATTCTGTTTAGAACAGCCAGGTGTAAGTACGCTCCAAGTAATTTTTAATATTTTCCGTCAAAAGCCAGTAGAAACGTTGTTCCCACGAGCCAAGGAAAAAGGAGTAGGAATTCTAGCTCGTGTCCCATTAGCAAGTGGATTGCTGACTGGTAAGTTCTCTAAAAATCATCAATTCGAATCCGATGATCACCGTAATTTCAACAAAGACGGAGATGCTTTTAATGTCGGAGAAACGTTTGCTGGAGTAGAATTTAACAAAGGGGTAGAGCTCGCACAGCAGTTAGAATGGATTGCAGAAGGCAGAGGCAACATGACTCGTGCTGCATTGAAGTGGATTCTAGAACATGACGCGATTTCTTGTGTGATTCCAGGATTTAAAACCGTTGCGCAAATAGAGGATAACTTAGAAACATTAAACGAAAAAGGATACTCTCAAGAGGAATTAACTCGTTTAAGCGATTTTTATAAGGAAAGTATTCACCCGCATATAAGAGGGGTTTATTAA